One part of the Streptomyces sp. NBC_00286 genome encodes these proteins:
- a CDS encoding CBS domain-containing protein, which produces MRARDLAEPCPFVTTDDDAISAARMLAEQSLPALLVLDADGQPYSIVPGSQLIRQLLPSYIIEDPLLAHVVDERTDAEVAERLTGLTVAEWAPRRLYPPPVVGPDARPMEVAALMASTHSPLVAVVERDGTQVTLLGTVTAARLMHHFLEAS; this is translated from the coding sequence ATGCGCGCACGGGACCTTGCTGAGCCCTGCCCCTTCGTGACCACGGACGACGACGCGATCAGCGCGGCCCGGATGCTGGCGGAGCAGTCGCTGCCGGCCCTGCTCGTCCTCGACGCCGATGGACAGCCCTACTCCATCGTGCCCGGCTCCCAGCTCATCCGGCAGCTCCTCCCCTCCTACATCATCGAAGACCCGCTGCTCGCCCATGTCGTCGACGAACGAACCGATGCCGAGGTCGCGGAACGGCTGACCGGGCTCACCGTCGCCGAGTGGGCGCCGCGCCGTCTGTACCCGCCGCCTGTGGTGGGGCCGGACGCGCGCCCGATGGAGGTCGCGGCACTGATGGCCAGTACACACAGCCCCCTGGTCGCCGTCGTGGAACGTGACGGCACCCAGGTGACGCTGCTCGGTACGGTCACCGCCGCCCGCCTCATGCACCACTTCCTTGAGGCCTCGTGA
- the nhaA gene encoding Na+/H+ antiporter NhaA has product MAAAPRERSTFLGLLPWPERTAVAQALRTETVGGLVLLAAAVVALVWANTPWSGTYEEIRDFHFGIPALGLDLSVEHWTADGLLAVFFLVAGIELKRELVVGSLRTPATAALPVVAALCGMAVPAAVYAATATVGGGSLEGWAVPMATDIAFALAVLAVISTHLPSALRAFLLTLAIVDDLGAILVIAIFFTSDLNFAALGGAVGGLVVFYVLQRYRVRGWWWYVPLGLTIWALMYNGGVHATVAGVAMGLLLRTTRDEDEDASPAERTSHLLHPVSAGVAVPLFALFAAGVGFSVSSLAEVFTQPEPLGVVLGLVVGKTVGIFAGTYLAARFTRARLNPDLAWADVFALAVLAGIGFTVALLIGELAFPDPADAEYIKAAVLLGSLIAAAVATLLIKRRNGIYRRLWEEETRDEDADGIPDIYQQTNPGRGSVTGDS; this is encoded by the coding sequence ATGGCTGCTGCCCCGCGTGAGCGTTCCACCTTCCTCGGCCTGCTGCCGTGGCCGGAGCGGACAGCGGTGGCCCAGGCCCTACGGACGGAAACCGTCGGCGGGCTGGTCCTTCTCGCAGCGGCCGTGGTGGCGCTGGTGTGGGCGAACACCCCGTGGAGCGGCACCTACGAGGAGATCCGCGACTTCCACTTCGGCATCCCCGCACTCGGCCTCGACCTGTCGGTGGAGCACTGGACCGCCGACGGACTGCTGGCTGTCTTCTTCCTGGTCGCAGGCATCGAGCTGAAACGCGAGCTCGTCGTGGGTTCGCTGCGTACTCCGGCCACGGCCGCACTGCCGGTCGTCGCCGCGCTGTGCGGCATGGCCGTGCCGGCCGCCGTCTACGCTGCCACCGCCACCGTCGGCGGGGGCAGTCTGGAGGGCTGGGCCGTGCCCATGGCCACCGACATCGCCTTCGCCCTCGCCGTCCTCGCCGTCATCAGCACCCACCTGCCCTCCGCGCTCCGCGCCTTCCTGCTCACCCTCGCCATCGTCGACGACCTCGGCGCGATCCTCGTCATCGCGATCTTCTTCACCAGTGACCTGAACTTCGCCGCCCTCGGCGGAGCCGTCGGCGGGCTGGTCGTCTTCTACGTACTCCAGCGGTACCGCGTGCGCGGCTGGTGGTGGTACGTACCGCTCGGCCTCACCATCTGGGCCCTGATGTACAACGGAGGCGTCCACGCCACCGTCGCCGGGGTGGCCATGGGCCTGCTCCTGCGCACGACCCGTGACGAGGACGAGGACGCCTCACCCGCCGAGCGGACCTCACATCTGCTGCACCCGGTCTCGGCAGGAGTGGCGGTACCGCTCTTCGCTCTCTTTGCCGCAGGCGTCGGATTCTCCGTCTCATCGCTGGCCGAGGTGTTCACCCAGCCGGAGCCGCTCGGCGTGGTGCTGGGCCTGGTAGTCGGCAAGACCGTGGGAATCTTCGCGGGCACCTACCTCGCCGCGCGCTTCACCCGGGCCCGCCTCAACCCCGACCTGGCCTGGGCAGATGTGTTCGCCCTGGCGGTGCTGGCAGGGATCGGCTTCACCGTGGCCCTGCTGATCGGGGAACTCGCCTTCCCCGACCCGGCCGATGCCGAGTACATCAAGGCCGCTGTGCTGCTGGGCTCGCTGATCGCCGCGGCCGTGGCGACGCTGCTGATCAAGCGCCGCAATGGGATCTACCGCCGTCTGTGGGAGGAGGAGACGCGGGACGAGGACGCCGATGGCATCCCCGACATCTATCAGCAGACCAACCCCGGACGCGGCAGCGTCACGGGCGACAGCTGA
- a CDS encoding alanine/glycine:cation symporter family protein produces the protein MEEVAPAFASVRFQAQEAEQGLLGTIEKNINSFFDPVATGLGDFVFAEVTVFGTGFPWIVAWLVLAGLVFTLYFGFIQVRGLKLALQVLRGRHSKSDDPGEITHFQALTSAVSGTVGLGNIAGVGVAVTIGGAGATFWMVLCGLLGMASKFTECTLGVRYRDYHPDGSVSGGPMQYLRKGVAERLPGAAGAYLGRILAGLAAIMVLFFGLGGGNMFQANQTVSQIRNSAGGEDGPFAGDGSALIMGVVLAVVVGAVIVGGIKSIGRVTSRLVPAMAIIYVAACLIVILFNITAVPAAFGEIFSGAFTGEGVVGGVIGALIVGFTRAAFSNEAGLGSAPIAHSAVKTKYPATEGLVALFEPFIDTVVICTMTALTIVIADTGYWNDSKAEYAANGTAVDGVTVTSEAFETVIPWFPHVLTVAVVLFAISTMITWAYYGQKAWSHLFGRSKVSERIFQLIFCTFIVMGAVLSFGSVLAFTDAVLFLLALINIIGLYLLAPVVKRELARFRQSLHSRGDVTEPAAADEPV, from the coding sequence ATGGAAGAAGTGGCGCCTGCATTCGCGAGCGTCCGGTTCCAGGCCCAGGAAGCGGAACAGGGCCTTCTGGGAACGATAGAGAAGAACATCAACTCGTTCTTCGATCCGGTGGCCACCGGACTCGGCGATTTCGTCTTCGCGGAAGTGACGGTCTTCGGGACCGGCTTCCCATGGATCGTGGCGTGGCTCGTTCTCGCCGGTCTGGTCTTCACCCTCTACTTCGGTTTCATCCAGGTACGCGGACTCAAACTCGCCCTGCAGGTCCTCCGGGGCAGGCACAGCAAGTCCGACGACCCGGGGGAGATCACCCACTTCCAGGCGTTGACCTCGGCCGTGTCCGGAACGGTCGGCCTGGGCAACATCGCCGGCGTGGGCGTGGCGGTCACCATCGGCGGCGCGGGCGCCACCTTCTGGATGGTGCTCTGCGGCCTGCTCGGTATGGCCTCGAAGTTCACCGAGTGCACGCTCGGGGTCCGCTACCGCGACTACCACCCCGACGGCTCCGTGTCCGGCGGCCCCATGCAGTACCTGCGCAAGGGAGTGGCGGAGAGGCTGCCCGGAGCCGCCGGTGCGTACCTGGGCAGGATCCTCGCAGGGCTCGCTGCCATCATGGTTCTGTTCTTCGGCCTCGGTGGCGGCAACATGTTCCAGGCCAACCAGACCGTCAGCCAGATCCGTAACAGCGCCGGAGGCGAAGACGGCCCGTTCGCCGGCGACGGATCGGCGCTGATCATGGGTGTGGTGCTCGCCGTCGTCGTCGGCGCCGTGATCGTCGGCGGAATCAAGTCGATCGGCAGGGTGACCAGCCGCCTGGTCCCCGCCATGGCCATCATCTACGTCGCTGCCTGCCTGATCGTCATCCTGTTCAACATCACAGCGGTGCCGGCGGCGTTCGGCGAGATCTTCTCGGGCGCCTTCACCGGCGAAGGGGTGGTCGGCGGTGTCATCGGTGCGCTGATCGTCGGCTTCACCCGTGCCGCGTTCTCCAACGAGGCGGGTCTGGGGTCGGCACCCATCGCTCACTCCGCCGTGAAGACGAAGTACCCGGCCACCGAGGGACTCGTCGCCCTGTTCGAGCCGTTCATCGACACGGTGGTCATCTGCACGATGACCGCGCTGACCATCGTCATCGCGGACACCGGGTACTGGAACGACTCGAAGGCGGAGTACGCGGCCAACGGTACGGCCGTGGACGGTGTCACGGTCACCTCCGAAGCCTTCGAGACGGTGATCCCCTGGTTCCCGCACGTCCTCACCGTGGCCGTGGTGCTCTTTGCCATCTCCACCATGATCACCTGGGCCTACTACGGCCAGAAGGCGTGGTCCCACCTGTTCGGCAGGAGCAAGGTCAGCGAGCGCATCTTCCAGCTGATCTTCTGCACGTTCATCGTGATGGGTGCGGTGCTGTCCTTCGGCAGCGTGCTCGCGTTCACCGACGCAGTACTCTTCCTGCTCGCACTGATCAACATCATCGGCCTGTATCTGCTCGCCCCCGTCGTCAAGCGGGAGCTGGCACGGTTCCGGCAGTCGCTGCACTCCCGCGGCGACGTCACGGAACCTGCCGCGGCGGACGAGCCCGTATAG
- a CDS encoding cation:proton antiporter, which produces MVLVVVFGVALLVAVLLSGLAARTVLSTSLLFLVGGALVSDGFLGLIHITPDSEIVSVTADLALFAVLFTDGMHVSFPKLRENWRNPVRALGLGMPLAFVGMALITHFVVGLDWTTSFLVGAVLAPTDPVFASAIVGRKEVPAKLRQLLNVESGINDGLALPIVLIFIAAAGPTSGHAEASLGKIALELVLGLVFGVVLPLAVIGLVRFRLLGAEPKLQPLLPLAIGVILYATCHLTHANPYLAAFSAGAVLTARSPEAKTAFEPLGEALAELAKFAALLVFGALLTPQLFGDLSVGGYVAVVLAIVLIRPASLLLSLVGTRFDQREKLVAAWFGPKGFASVVYGLLVLQAGIPRGEEAFTLIAVCIAFSIVAHSSTDVPIARLFHVDELVGVPGARQDADTALTKQESGQVGA; this is translated from the coding sequence ATGGTGCTCGTCGTTGTTTTCGGGGTGGCGCTGCTCGTCGCGGTGCTGCTGTCGGGCCTCGCGGCACGGACCGTATTGTCGACGTCGTTGCTCTTCCTGGTCGGTGGCGCGCTCGTCAGCGACGGGTTCCTCGGGCTGATCCACATCACGCCGGACAGCGAGATCGTGTCCGTGACGGCCGACTTGGCACTGTTCGCGGTGCTGTTCACCGATGGCATGCACGTCTCCTTCCCGAAGCTGCGGGAGAACTGGCGCAACCCGGTCCGCGCCCTCGGGCTCGGCATGCCGCTGGCGTTCGTCGGCATGGCGCTGATCACCCATTTCGTGGTGGGCCTGGACTGGACGACGTCCTTCCTCGTCGGCGCCGTCCTCGCGCCGACCGACCCGGTGTTCGCCTCGGCGATCGTCGGCCGCAAGGAAGTCCCGGCGAAACTACGGCAGTTGCTGAACGTGGAGAGCGGCATCAACGACGGGCTCGCCCTGCCGATCGTCCTCATCTTCATCGCCGCGGCCGGTCCCACATCCGGGCACGCCGAGGCGTCGCTCGGGAAGATCGCGCTGGAGCTGGTCCTCGGGCTGGTCTTCGGCGTCGTACTGCCGCTGGCCGTGATCGGCCTCGTACGCTTCCGGCTGCTGGGCGCCGAGCCCAAGCTGCAACCGCTGCTGCCGCTGGCCATCGGCGTGATCCTGTACGCCACGTGCCACCTCACCCACGCCAACCCCTACCTCGCCGCGTTCTCCGCCGGAGCGGTCCTCACCGCCCGCTCCCCCGAGGCGAAGACCGCGTTCGAGCCGCTCGGTGAGGCACTGGCCGAGCTGGCGAAGTTCGCGGCGCTGCTGGTGTTCGGCGCGCTGCTCACCCCGCAGCTCTTCGGGGACCTGTCAGTGGGCGGTTACGTCGCGGTCGTCCTGGCCATCGTGCTGATCCGGCCGGCCTCGCTGCTGCTGTCGCTGGTCGGCACCCGGTTCGACCAGCGGGAGAAGCTGGTCGCGGCCTGGTTCGGGCCGAAGGGGTTCGCCTCCGTGGTGTACGGGCTGCTGGTGCTGCAGGCCGGGATACCGCGGGGCGAGGAGGCGTTCACGCTCATCGCCGTGTGCATCGCCTTCTCGATCGTCGCGCACAGCAGCACCGACGTGCCGATCGCCCGCCTGTTCCACGTCGACGAGCTGGTCGGTGTGCCCGGTGCCCGCCAGGACGCGGACACCGCCCTCACCAAGCAGGAGTCCGGCCAAGTCGGCGCGTGA